The nucleotide window CCGGCGGCCTCGATGCGCTTGATGGTCTTGGTGAGCATGGAGTTGCCCACGAAGGAGATGGGTGCGCGCCATGTTTCCACCGGCTGGCTCCGCTGGGGCGTGAACCGGGTCGGGTCGGCCCCCAGGGGCAGGTAGAAGACGTTGGCAAAGCCCATGTCCTTGAGGGAGGTCACGGTGTCCGAGTCCCAGGTGAACAGGGCGGTGGGCGCGTCGAAGAGGTTGGCGTACGCGCCCAGGATGAGATGCGGGTTGTCCACGAACCAGGAGGCCAGCGGCACCTTGTGCTGTTTGAGCAGGGAGGCCAGCACGCCCTCGTGGTCCACGCCAAGGTGGTTGACCGTGAGCACGAAATCCGGCTTGAACCCGGTCAGGGCGGTGGTCATGCGGTTCACGAAGTCGTCGAGGGTCATCTCCTTGGTTTCCAGGTTCATGACCTGATGGGGCACGTCGAGGCGAGCGCAGGCGGCCTCCAGTTCGCCGATGAGGAAATACTGGCTGGTCAGCAGCAGGATGCGCGGGGGCGTCCCCTGGAGGGATGGAGTGGCCTGGGATTTCTGCATTGCTCCCAACCTATCGGCAGGGAAAGGGTTTGTCTACAGGGTGTCCGGCATCAGCACCGGCCCTTGGCCAGATACAGGTTCTTGTCGGCCCGCATGGTGATGGACCCCAGGTCGTCGCCCTTTTCGTATTCGGCAAGGCCGTAGGAGAACGACACGGTCGGTTCATCGGGAGACTGGCACACGGCCTCAAGCATGCGTTTGGCCAGGGTCAGGGCATCGTCAAGCTCGCCGTCCATGAGGATGATGAATTCATCCCCGCCCCAGCGCGCCAGCAGGTCGGAGGGCCTGATGGTGTCGGCGATGGTGTCGGCCACCCTCTTCAGCACGGCGTCGCCCTGGATATGGCCGTGGGTGTCGTTGATTTCCTTGAACTTGTCGAGGTCGATGATGATGGTCGAGAAGGCGATGCCGTACCGGTCCGCCTTGTACGCGGCCTGGTCGAAGCGTTCTTCCAGGGCGCGCCGGTTGGCGGTGCCGGTGAGCGGATCGGTCTGGGCCATGTCCTCCAGCCGGGTCTGGAAGTGGTTGATCACGGCCACGCAGAGCAGGATGACCAGGGCGGACACGCCGCCGCCCACGGCCAGGGTGCGGATCAGGTTGCGCTTGGCGGATTTCAGGGCCACGGCCTCGTCCTGGTCCACGATGAGGAACCATTCCAGTTCAGGGATGTAGCGCGCGGACAGCAGGTGGTGCTGGCCGTCCCAGTCGTACTCGTGGGAGGTGACCTTGTCCCGCTCGCTCAGGATGGCCTCGGCCACGTCGCGGAGGCCTCCGGCCTTGGCTATGGAGAACCGCTTGATGCGCGATTTGTCCGGGTGCACCTGGACCAGCCCGTCCTGATCCACCAGGTAGATGGTCCGCGAATACTGCTTCTGGACTTTTTCGATCCGGGCCGCGACCTGGTCGACGTTGACCCCGGAGCCGGTCACGCCGAGAAGGCGGCCGTTTGCATCTTCCACGCGGCAGTTGACGAAGATGGACAGGGTGTCGTTGTCGCCCTCGCTCAGGTCCACGTTGAGGTCGTACTCCTTGCCCATGCGGGTGAAGGCGAAGAACCAGACGTCGCGCGGGTCCCTGGCCCCGATGGTCTTCAGGATGCCGTCCTGGTTGTAATACCTGTCGGAGTTAACGGACACGAAGAACGTGGTCAGGAAGTCGTATTTGTCTCTGATCCCGGCAAGGTAGCGCTTGATCATTCGGGTGTCGTTTTCCCCGGCGTGCACCCAGTCCTTGAGGAAGGCGTCGTTGGCCATGGACGTGGACACCATGATGGGGCGAATCAGAGCCCCCTGGATTTCGGAATAGATGTTCTTGCCCGTCAGGGGCAGGGAGGAGTGGAGCAGTTCTTCCCGGATGGTCCGGCGAGTGACTTCGTAGTTGATCAGGCTGGTGAACAGGAAGGTCGCGGCCAGGATCAGGGAGAGGGCGAGGATGAGTTTGGACTTGAGGGTCATGGGGCGACTCTATCGTAACCGGCTTGCCTGTTCAACGACTTACAGCTCGTCCGAATCGAGGATGATGGTCACGGGGCCCCAGTTGGTGAAGTCCAGGTGCATCTCGGCCCCGAATCTGCCGGTGGCCAGCTGTCCGGGGGCGCGCTTTCCGGCCTCCTCCACGAAGTGGTCGAACAGGGACTCGGCCACGTAGGGGTGGCAGGCGTCCGTGAAGGAAGGGCGGCGGCCCTTCTTGCAATCCGCGTAGAGCGTGAACTGGGAGATGAGCATCAGGTCGCCCTTGATGTCCATGAGCGACAGGTTGAGCTTGCCGTCGTCGTCCGGGAACACGCGCAGGTTGAAAATCTTGTCCAGCATCTTGCGCCACTTGGGCGAGTCCGCAAAGTCCGTGTCGTCGGTCTTGCCGAACCCGGCCAGGACCAGCAACCCGGTGGATATCTCACCCACGACCTTGTTGTTCACGGAAACCTTGGCGTCCGAGACGCGCTGGATGACGACGCGCATGGATCAGCTCCGCCAAATCTCGGTGACGGTCGGAGCCTGGCCGGTACGCTGTTCCTCCTGCGGCTGTTCCTGTCTGCAGCTGCGGGAGAGCGCCGAGAACAGGAAGAGGCAGACAAAGGCGATGAAGGCGATGCCGCCCAGGATGCGTTTGGGGTTGGTGCGCGAGTCCTTGGGGATGAGCATGCTCGTCATGATCTTCCCATAGGACATGCCGTTGATTTCGCCGCGTTTCTCTTCTTTTTTCTCAGCCATCTATTCTTCCCAGTAGGTGGCCTTGGACGAGTCCTTCTCGGACACGGACACTTCGGCCAGGCGTACGTTTTCGGGCATGTCGTCCGCCAGTTCCTGGTAGATGAACCGGGCCAGGTTCTCGGACGACGGGTTGATGTCGGTGAACGGCGGGACGTCGTTTAGATGTTTATGGTCCAGCTTTTCCAGCACCGCCTTGGTGCGCCGCTTGATCTCCTTGAAGTCCACCAGGTACTCGACCCTGTTGTCGAGCCTGTCGCCCTCGACCACCACCTCCACTCCGAAGTTGTGGCCGTGCATGTTCTCGCACTTGCCGCCGTAGTTGCGCAGCTGGTGCGAGGATGAAAAGTCCTGCGTGATGGTCAGCTTCCACTTTCCTGCCATGATACCTTCTCCCGGCTGCGGTCCGGTTTCCATCCGGGCAGCCCGACGACAGCCTATTCCTGTTCGTTCTTGTATTCGTGCGGGCGCTTGCCGTTGCCCTGAAATGCCTCGACCGGGTACTTGCGCTCGTTCAGGTCGCATTTTTCGTGGGCAGCCGCAACCAGATCGATGTCCATCTCGTCGGCGATGCGCGTCAGGTAGATGAGCACGTCGGCCAGTTCCTCGGCCACGGCCCGCTTCTTGTCGCCCGTGAGCTTCCAGCTCTCCTCGGTCGTGAGCCACATGAACAGCTCGTTGAGTTCGCCCACCTCGCCGGTCAGGGCCATGACCAGGTTCTTGGGCGACTGGTGTTTCTGCCAGTGGCGCTCTTCCACGAACCGGCGGTGGCGCTCGTCGAGTTCCTTGAGTGAGTCCATCCTGTGATCCTTTTCCATCATGGTCGATGGGCGTTCCGAGTATAAGTCCGTCCTGTTTCCGCACCCGTTCTCCCGCGAGGCGTCACTCCTGCTCGGCCCGGAAGCGCACGGCGTCGCCGTTCTGCCAGGCCTCCACGTCCTTCCAGAAGTCGCGGCCCGGGTAGACCTTCCAGCCGTTTCCGAGCTTGAGGTTGATGACCGATTCGCGGGTGATGATGCCCAGGTTGACGGTGGTGTTGCCGGGATAGCGCTGCAGGATCGCCTTGAGGGCGTTGAGGTGGTTGTCCTCGGCCCGTTTCTCGCCGATCCACAGGGACACGGGCTGGTCCGATCCCTGGACCGCGTCGGCCAGGAACAGGACCTTGTCGGCCAGGATCTTGGCGGACTTGGGCGCGTCCTCGGGGCCGGGCTGGTCGTCGCGCTGGTCGATCTTCCCCTGGATCATGAGCGGGCGGTCCGCGTCGAGCAGCTCGCGCGCCTCGGCGTAGACGTTGGGCAGCATGGTGACCTCGCCGGACGTTGTCAGGTCTTCGGCGGTGCAGAAGGCCATGGGGTCGCCCTTGCGGGTGATGAACTGCTTGTAGTCCGGGATGATCACGGCCACGCGCACCTCGGTGCCGTTGGGCATGGACTTGCAGTCGTCCAGGGTGGAGGTCCTGAGCCGCTGCATGTCCTGGCGGTAGGCGAGGAGCGGGTGGCCGGACAGGAAGAAGCCGAGGACCTCTTTCTCCAGGGCCAGCTTCTCGCGGTCCTCGAACTCCTCGCACAGGGAGCAGGTGGGCTGGGTGGACGCGTCGGGCTGTCCGCCGCCGCCGAGCATGTCCAGCATGTTGAGCATGCCGGAATCCTTTTCCTTGGCCTTTTTCTGGCCCAGGGCCACGGCCTTTTCCAGGTCTTGGAGCAGGGCCGCGCGGGAGCAGTTGAAGCAGTCCAGCGCGCCCGCCTTGATCAGGGATTCGAGCACGCGCTTGGTCACGCGCCGGAGATTGACGCGCTCGCAGAAGTCGAAAATGTTGGTGAACGGGCCGTTTTCCTTGCGCTCCGCCACGATCTCGTTGATGGCCTCTTCGCCCACGTTCTTGATGGCGGCCATGGCGAACAGGATGTCCCCGTCCTTCACCGAGAAGCGCGCCATGCCCGCGTTGATGTCCGGCTGCTTGACCGTGATCTCCATGTCCCGGCAGGCGTTGATGTACATGATGATCTTTTCGGTGTTGTTCATTTCCGAGCTCATGAGCGCGGCCATGAACTCCACCGGGAAGTGGGCCTTGAGGTAGGCGGTGTGGTAGGAGATGAGCGCGTATGCGGCGGAGTGGGACTTGTTGAAGCCGTATGCCGCGAACTTTTCCATGGTGTCGAAGATTTCGTTGGCGACCTTGTCCGGGATATCGTTTTCCCGCGACCCCTCCAGGAAGCGGGACCGTTGCTTGGCCATCTCCTCGGCGATCTTCTTTCCCATGGCGCGGCGCAGCAGATCGCCCTCGCCCAGCGAGTAGTTGCCGATGACCATGGCCGTGGCCATGACCTGTTCCTGGTAGACCATGACGCCGTAGGTGGGCTTGAGGGTCTCCTCCAGGGACGGGTGCGGGTAGGTGACCTCGATGTCCCCGTGCTTGCGCATGATGAACTCGTCCACCATGGACACGCCGTGGGAACCGATCATGCCCAGCGGGCCGGGCCGGTACAGGGCGAGCATGGCCACGATGTCCTCGAAGCAGTCCGGGCGGAGCATGCGCAGGTATTTGCGCATGCCCGAGGACTCCACCTGGAAGATGCCGTCGGTGTCGCCCTTGGCGAAGATGGCGAAGGTGTCCGGGTCGTCGAGGTGCAGGGTGTCCAGGTCGGGCGCTTCCTTGCCCTGTTCGCGGATGATGTCCAAACAGTCCTCGATGACCGTCATGGTGCGAAGACCCAGGAAGTCGAACTTGA belongs to Pseudodesulfovibrio portus and includes:
- a CDS encoding sensor domain-containing diguanylate cyclase, which codes for MTLKSKLILALSLILAATFLFTSLINYEVTRRTIREELLHSSLPLTGKNIYSEIQGALIRPIMVSTSMANDAFLKDWVHAGENDTRMIKRYLAGIRDKYDFLTTFFVSVNSDRYYNQDGILKTIGARDPRDVWFFAFTRMGKEYDLNVDLSEGDNDTLSIFVNCRVEDANGRLLGVTGSGVNVDQVAARIEKVQKQYSRTIYLVDQDGLVQVHPDKSRIKRFSIAKAGGLRDVAEAILSERDKVTSHEYDWDGQHHLLSARYIPELEWFLIVDQDEAVALKSAKRNLIRTLAVGGGVSALVILLCVAVINHFQTRLEDMAQTDPLTGTANRRALEERFDQAAYKADRYGIAFSTIIIDLDKFKEINDTHGHIQGDAVLKRVADTIADTIRPSDLLARWGGDEFIILMDGELDDALTLAKRMLEAVCQSPDEPTVSFSYGLAEYEKGDDLGSITMRADKNLYLAKGRC
- the dtd gene encoding D-aminoacyl-tRNA deacylase, which produces MRVVIQRVSDAKVSVNNKVVGEISTGLLVLAGFGKTDDTDFADSPKWRKMLDKIFNLRVFPDDDGKLNLSLMDIKGDLMLISQFTLYADCKKGRRPSFTDACHPYVAESLFDHFVEEAGKRAPGQLATGRFGAEMHLDFTNWGPVTIILDSDEL
- the queD gene encoding 6-carboxytetrahydropterin synthase QueD, encoding MAGKWKLTITQDFSSSHQLRNYGGKCENMHGHNFGVEVVVEGDRLDNRVEYLVDFKEIKRRTKAVLEKLDHKHLNDVPPFTDINPSSENLARFIYQELADDMPENVRLAEVSVSEKDSSKATYWEE
- a CDS encoding nucleotide pyrophosphohydrolase — protein: MDSLKELDERHRRFVEERHWQKHQSPKNLVMALTGEVGELNELFMWLTTEESWKLTGDKKRAVAEELADVLIYLTRIADEMDIDLVAAAHEKCDLNERKYPVEAFQGNGKRPHEYKNEQE
- the dnaE gene encoding DNA polymerase III subunit alpha is translated as MAEFVHLHVHTEYSLLDGAIRIKDLLSRAKDLGMPAVAITDHGSMYGAVTFYMAALEMGIKPIIGCEVYVAPGDVDEENAHHKKDHGGGYHLVLLAKNQRGYKNLIKLVSSGYLDGFYYKPRVCKNLLKKYSEGLIALSACLAGEVPRKLMNEGLEAGCEMARTYESIFPGRFYLELQDNGIGKQTRLNELLIKCAEKTGLPLVATNDCHYLTAEDYEAHDTLLCIQTQTTVDAEKRFRMETQELYFKTPEEMEQAFAHVPEAIANTQKIAEQCNLEIELGNYYFPEYELSEGVSDLNEEFERLCRAGLKRRLEKITYTVDEKVYWDRLDYELGVIREMGFPAYFLIVQDFINWAKDNRIPVGPGRGSAAGSIVAWSLKITNLDPLPYDLLFERFLNVERVSMPDIDVDFCERRRLEVVKYCADKYGSDRVAQITTFGTMKTKAVIKDVGRALGMTFGETDRIAKLIPEDPGVMAKLLGVEKAKITVPNAVKAVTELDDMVATDPKVAKLIDISTRLEGLCRHASTHAAGVVISDKPMTEYLPLYKGKKGEIVTQFDMKKVEKVGLIKFDFLGLRTMTVIEDCLDIIREQGKEAPDLDTLHLDDPDTFAIFAKGDTDGIFQVESSGMRKYLRMLRPDCFEDIVAMLALYRPGPLGMIGSHGVSMVDEFIMRKHGDIEVTYPHPSLEETLKPTYGVMVYQEQVMATAMVIGNYSLGEGDLLRRAMGKKIAEEMAKQRSRFLEGSRENDIPDKVANEIFDTMEKFAAYGFNKSHSAAYALISYHTAYLKAHFPVEFMAALMSSEMNNTEKIIMYINACRDMEITVKQPDINAGMARFSVKDGDILFAMAAIKNVGEEAINEIVAERKENGPFTNIFDFCERVNLRRVTKRVLESLIKAGALDCFNCSRAALLQDLEKAVALGQKKAKEKDSGMLNMLDMLGGGGQPDASTQPTCSLCEEFEDREKLALEKEVLGFFLSGHPLLAYRQDMQRLRTSTLDDCKSMPNGTEVRVAVIIPDYKQFITRKGDPMAFCTAEDLTTSGEVTMLPNVYAEARELLDADRPLMIQGKIDQRDDQPGPEDAPKSAKILADKVLFLADAVQGSDQPVSLWIGEKRAEDNHLNALKAILQRYPGNTTVNLGIITRESVINLKLGNGWKVYPGRDFWKDVEAWQNGDAVRFRAEQE